From Deltaproteobacteria bacterium, one genomic window encodes:
- the msbA gene encoding lipid A export permease/ATP-binding protein MsbA encodes MSQMYRRLLKYLRPYWWPHFTLAVVCMVFYSASNGVMPFLVRHIFDDVFTNKDALSLQVLPGIIIATFLARGLFGFGNTYLTEYVGQRIIADLRNELNEHVQRLSLSFFNRTPTGTILSRITNDVALVRSALTDAVASILKDATSLLVLVGVAFWQDWLLSLIAFIVFPASVLPIIRLSKRLRGFSKKGQVSMANLTVLLQETVQGNRVVKAFGMEQYEQRRFAEENDRLFKLSMKATRIRAFTNPMMEVLAAFGIAGVVWYGGHSVIAGGRTQGSFLAFLTALFLLYDPFKALAKTNNVVQQGLAAAERVFELLDTETDVPEHADGRPMGLLRDGIEFQHVGFRYDHDLVLNDVNLKIMRGELVALVGTSGGGKSTLADLVLRFYDVTEGVIKIDSVPVRDFSLQSLRAQIALVTQHTFLFNDTVRSNIAYGNIDCGMDAIMAAARAANAHDFITDLPNGYDTVIGELGFKLSGGQRQRLAIARALLKNAPILVLDEATSALDNESERLVQVALETLMAGRTTLVIAHRLSTIRRADKIVVLSGGRVIEQGTHDELLALNAEYRKLHDLQFEEPESSGAKLLH; translated from the coding sequence ATGAGCCAGATGTATCGCCGCCTGCTCAAGTACCTGCGCCCGTACTGGTGGCCGCACTTCACGCTCGCCGTCGTGTGCATGGTGTTCTACAGCGCCAGCAACGGCGTGATGCCGTTCCTGGTGCGCCATATCTTCGATGACGTGTTCACCAACAAGGACGCGCTGTCGCTCCAAGTGCTTCCCGGCATCATCATTGCCACCTTTCTGGCGCGGGGCCTGTTCGGGTTCGGCAATACCTACCTCACCGAATACGTCGGCCAACGCATCATCGCCGATTTGCGCAACGAACTGAACGAGCACGTCCAGCGCCTGTCGCTGTCGTTCTTCAATCGCACTCCGACCGGCACGATTCTGTCTCGTATCACCAACGACGTGGCGTTGGTGCGCTCGGCCCTCACCGACGCCGTCGCGTCGATTCTAAAGGACGCGACCTCGCTGCTGGTGTTGGTCGGGGTCGCCTTCTGGCAAGACTGGCTGCTGTCGCTGATCGCGTTCATCGTGTTCCCGGCCTCGGTGCTGCCGATCATCCGGCTCTCCAAGCGGTTGCGGGGCTTCAGCAAGAAGGGTCAGGTATCGATGGCCAACCTCACCGTCCTGCTGCAGGAAACGGTGCAGGGCAATCGCGTGGTGAAAGCGTTTGGGATGGAACAGTACGAGCAGCGCCGCTTCGCCGAGGAGAATGATCGCCTGTTCAAGTTGTCGATGAAGGCCACGCGCATCCGGGCATTCACGAACCCGATGATGGAAGTCCTGGCAGCGTTCGGGATCGCCGGCGTGGTCTGGTACGGCGGCCACAGCGTCATCGCCGGCGGCCGTACCCAGGGCTCGTTCCTAGCGTTCCTGACCGCGTTGTTTCTGCTCTACGATCCGTTCAAAGCGCTGGCGAAGACCAACAACGTCGTGCAGCAAGGCCTCGCCGCCGCCGAGCGCGTCTTCGAGTTGCTCGACACCGAGACCGACGTGCCCGAGCACGCCGACGGCCGACCGATGGGTCTGCTACGCGATGGTATCGAGTTTCAGCATGTCGGCTTTCGCTACGATCACGACCTCGTGTTGAACGACGTGAACCTCAAGATCATGCGTGGAGAGTTGGTGGCGCTGGTGGGGACGAGCGGTGGCGGCAAAAGCACGCTCGCCGACTTGGTGCTGCGGTTTTACGACGTCACAGAAGGCGTCATCAAAATCGACAGTGTGCCGGTGCGGGACTTCAGCCTGCAGAGCCTGCGCGCGCAGATCGCGCTGGTCACGCAGCATACGTTTCTCTTCAACGACACGGTGCGGAGCAATATCGCGTACGGCAACATCGACTGCGGCATGGACGCCATCATGGCGGCGGCCCGGGCGGCCAACGCGCACGACTTCATCACGGACTTGCCCAACGGCTACGACACCGTGATCGGCGAGCTCGGCTTCAAACTCTCGGGCGGCCAACGTCAACGGCTCGCGATCGCGCGGGCGTTGTTGAAGAACGCGCCGATTCTGGTGTTGGACGAAGCCACCTCGGCGCTCGATAACGAGTCGGAGCGGCTCGTGCAGGTCGCGCTCGAAACGCTGATGGCGGGGCGCACCACGCTGGTGATCGCTCACCGGCTTTCGACCATCCGCCGCGCCGACAAGATCGTCGTGCTCTCCGGCGGCCGGGTGATAGAGCAGGGCACGCATGATGAGCTGCTCGCGCTCAATGCCGAGTATCGCAAGTTGCACGATCTGCAATTCGAAGAGCCCGAGTCGTCGGGCGCCAAGCTGCTGCACTGA
- a CDS encoding ABC transporter ATP-binding protein: MSDAPLIRAVGLTKVYGDGGHTVPVLTGLDLEVQAGEMVVIVGESGVGKSTLLHILGALDRPTSGQIYFDGTDLATLGERELAGLRNREVGFVFQFHHLLPDFSALENAMMPALIRGDSFEQAATRAQERLTQVGLADRLTHKPGELSGGEQQRVAIARAVVGSPRVILADEPTGNLDPATADSVHTLLVELNKGHGITFVIVTHNERLAALADRTLRLYHGALTC; this comes from the coding sequence ATGAGTGACGCGCCGTTGATTCGCGCAGTGGGCCTGACGAAAGTTTACGGCGACGGCGGCCACACGGTGCCCGTGCTCACCGGCCTCGACCTCGAAGTGCAAGCTGGAGAGATGGTGGTCATCGTCGGCGAGTCGGGCGTCGGCAAGAGCACACTGCTGCACATCCTGGGAGCGCTCGATCGGCCCACGTCGGGACAAATTTATTTCGACGGCACGGATCTCGCCACGCTCGGCGAGCGCGAGCTGGCGGGGCTGCGCAATCGCGAGGTCGGCTTCGTATTCCAGTTTCATCATTTGCTGCCCGACTTCAGTGCACTTGAGAATGCGATGATGCCGGCGCTGATTCGCGGCGACTCTTTCGAACAGGCTGCGACGCGGGCGCAGGAACGGCTGACGCAAGTCGGACTCGCCGATCGCTTGACCCACAAGCCGGGCGAGTTGTCGGGTGGCGAGCAGCAGCGCGTGGCGATCGCACGGGCTGTCGTGGGCTCGCCGCGTGTGATCTTGGCCGACGAACCGACCGGCAACCTCGATCCAGCCACCGCCGATAGTGTCCACACTCTGTTGGTGGAGTTGAACAAAGGCCACGGGATTACCTTCGTGATCGTCACGCACAACGAACGGCTGGCGGCGCTGGCCGATCGGACGTTGCGGCTCTATCACGGAGCCCTGACGTGTTGA
- the lpxA gene encoding acyl-ACP--UDP-N-acetylglucosamine O-acyltransferase, with the protein MGARPSTGNSWPKRTSSPWKSAGAVVPKSIRQRPRKQAARRVRPQPKPRRAAPRRAKAAPSRIHPTAIIASGAVLGADVTVGAYTVIGPRVRIGAGTWIGPHAVIDGHTTIGAGNHIFQFAAIGAIPQDLKYRGEDSELIIGDHNMIREFTTLHPGTTGGGMITRVGHHNLLMAYTHVAHDCRLGDHNILANGAQLGGHVTVQDYAVVGALVGVLQFAKIGESVILGAGSMVSQDVAPFCNATGDRAVLHGLNTLGLQRRGFGEDIVRALKQAYRIVFRSGLKLAEAVAQVRAELPGFPEVDRFIRFIETSERGVCR; encoded by the coding sequence ATGGGCGCGCGACCGTCGACGGGCAACTCGTGGCCGAAGCGGACATCCTCGCCATGGAAGTCAGCCGGAGCCGTCGTGCCTAAGTCGATCCGTCAACGTCCGCGCAAACAGGCGGCGAGGCGGGTGCGGCCACAGCCTAAGCCGCGACGCGCGGCGCCCCGTCGTGCCAAGGCGGCGCCGTCACGCATTCATCCGACAGCGATCATCGCGTCCGGCGCTGTGCTCGGCGCCGACGTCACCGTCGGCGCCTACACCGTCATTGGTCCACGCGTCCGAATTGGAGCTGGCACCTGGATCGGCCCGCACGCCGTGATCGACGGCCACACCACGATCGGCGCCGGCAATCACATCTTTCAGTTCGCAGCGATCGGCGCGATTCCGCAAGATCTCAAGTACCGCGGGGAAGACAGCGAACTCATCATCGGCGATCACAACATGATCCGCGAGTTCACCACGCTCCACCCGGGCACCACCGGCGGCGGTATGATCACCCGCGTCGGCCACCACAATTTGCTGATGGCCTACACGCATGTCGCGCACGACTGCCGCCTCGGCGATCACAACATTCTAGCTAATGGGGCGCAGCTCGGCGGCCACGTGACCGTGCAAGACTACGCTGTCGTCGGCGCGCTGGTCGGCGTGCTGCAGTTTGCCAAGATCGGCGAATCGGTTATCTTGGGCGCCGGTTCGATGGTGTCACAAGACGTTGCCCCCTTCTGCAATGCGACCGGCGACCGGGCCGTGCTGCACGGCCTCAACACGCTCGGTCTACAACGGCGCGGGTTCGGTGAGGACATCGTTCGGGCGTTGAAGCAAGCGTATCGCATCGTGTTCCGCTCCGGGCTCAAGCTGGCCGAAGCGGTCGCGCAGGTGCGCGCCGAGTTGCCGGGTTTCCCAGAGGTCGACCGTTTCATCAGGTTCATCGAAACCTCCGAGCGGGGCGTGTGCCGCTAG
- the lpxI gene encoding UDP-2,3-diacylglucosamine diphosphatase LpxI (LpxI, functionally equivalent to LpxH, replaces it in LPS biosynthesis in a minority of bacteria.) produces MQRVGLIAGNGRFPLIFAETARAAGYEVVAVAHEGETPPELSAAVASITWIKVGELERMVQAFRSHQITQAVMAGGIRKATLLTNFAPDERAMRFLARLTAFSDDTLLRGVAEELESEGVHIVDSMPFLDSICTTEGVLSARAPDERQWRDIRFGFDVAKGVGRFDVGQSVVVQSGMVLAVEAIEGTDAAMQRAGQLGARGAVVVKASKPGQDLRFDVPAVGPGTVNVARAAGIAVIALEAGRTLMLDKVAFLAQADAADLVIVGIAVGVAPSP; encoded by the coding sequence ATGCAACGCGTCGGACTAATTGCCGGCAACGGTCGCTTCCCGCTGATCTTCGCGGAAACCGCGCGCGCGGCCGGCTATGAAGTTGTCGCCGTGGCCCACGAGGGTGAAACGCCGCCCGAATTGAGCGCCGCCGTCGCCAGCATCACCTGGATTAAAGTCGGCGAATTGGAACGCATGGTTCAGGCCTTCCGGTCGCATCAGATCACGCAGGCGGTGATGGCTGGCGGCATTCGCAAGGCGACGTTGCTCACGAACTTCGCGCCCGACGAGCGCGCCATGCGCTTCCTTGCGCGGCTCACCGCGTTCTCCGACGACACGCTGTTGCGCGGTGTGGCGGAGGAGCTCGAAAGTGAAGGCGTCCATATCGTCGACTCGATGCCGTTCCTGGATTCCATCTGCACCACCGAAGGTGTGTTATCGGCGCGAGCGCCGGACGAGCGCCAGTGGCGCGACATTCGTTTCGGGTTTGATGTCGCCAAGGGTGTCGGCCGCTTTGACGTGGGGCAGAGCGTGGTCGTCCAGTCGGGGATGGTGCTGGCCGTCGAGGCGATCGAGGGCACCGATGCCGCGATGCAACGCGCCGGGCAACTCGGAGCCCGCGGCGCCGTTGTGGTTAAGGCCAGCAAGCCGGGGCAAGATCTGCGCTTCGACGTGCCCGCCGTCGGACCCGGCACGGTGAACGTGGCGCGGGCGGCGGGGATTGCAGTGATCGCCCTCGAAGCCGGTCGGACGTTGATGCTCGACAAGGTCGCGTTTCTCGCCCAGGCCGATGCGGCCGATCTCGTCATCGTTGGAATCGCGGTTGGAGTCGCTCCCAGCCCATGA
- a CDS encoding OmpH family outer membrane protein: protein MKWVVGAVLLGLVVPAWAEGSPKIGYVDLQRALNESEAGKKAREDFKGQVDKAQAGLKKQKEEVEALREQLEKKALVMKEEERGNLEKDLGRKGRDFERSYKDSQAELQAKDNELTAVILRELQVVIKAFGDHEGYTMIFESSSNAMLYGAKDVDLTEQIIQLYNGQSGGKSRAKTKDKEKE from the coding sequence ATGAAGTGGGTTGTAGGGGCCGTGCTGCTGGGGCTCGTCGTTCCGGCGTGGGCCGAGGGCTCGCCGAAGATCGGTTACGTCGATCTACAGCGCGCGCTCAACGAGTCGGAAGCGGGCAAGAAGGCGCGTGAGGATTTCAAGGGTCAGGTCGACAAGGCACAGGCCGGCTTGAAGAAGCAAAAGGAAGAGGTCGAGGCATTGCGCGAGCAGCTCGAGAAGAAGGCGCTGGTGATGAAGGAAGAAGAGCGCGGCAACCTCGAGAAGGATCTCGGCCGCAAAGGGCGCGACTTCGAGCGCTCGTACAAGGATTCGCAGGCCGAGCTGCAAGCCAAGGACAACGAACTCACGGCCGTGATCCTGCGGGAGCTGCAGGTAGTGATCAAGGCCTTCGGCGATCACGAGGGCTATACGATGATCTTCGAGAGCTCCAGTAACGCCATGCTGTACGGCGCCAAGGACGTGGATCTCACCGAGCAGATCATCCAGCTGTACAACGGCCAAAGCGGTGGCAAGAGCCGCGCGAAGACCAAGGACAAGGAGAAGGAGTAA
- a CDS encoding lysophospholipid acyltransferase family protein codes for MRSRRKLRERLLGMLVVVAPMLLSGALWLVAKTIRVEYRGAEPLFECWRRGEKVIIAFWHNRSVLMPVPYRGEKMCIMNSQHRDGEIATRALARWGIRSVRGSATRGGATGFLQLVNAYREGYDLAVVPDGPRGPRYVVKPGVIHLAKATGARIFPVTYAAGWRKQLRSWDRLIIPLPFSRVTFIIGAPIEVDRHADEGEVERQRGALEQHLNAITASADQALAA; via the coding sequence ATGCGGTCGCGAAGAAAGTTGCGCGAGCGGCTGCTCGGGATGCTGGTGGTGGTTGCACCGATGCTACTGAGCGGGGCGCTCTGGCTGGTGGCCAAGACGATTCGAGTCGAGTATCGCGGTGCCGAGCCGCTGTTCGAGTGCTGGCGGCGCGGCGAGAAGGTGATCATCGCCTTCTGGCACAACCGATCCGTGCTCATGCCGGTGCCATATCGCGGCGAGAAGATGTGCATCATGAATAGCCAGCACCGCGACGGCGAGATCGCCACACGCGCGCTCGCGCGTTGGGGCATTCGTTCCGTGCGTGGCTCGGCGACGCGTGGCGGAGCCACCGGGTTCCTGCAACTCGTCAACGCCTATCGTGAGGGATACGATCTGGCGGTGGTACCCGACGGACCGCGCGGTCCACGCTACGTCGTGAAGCCCGGCGTGATCCATCTCGCCAAAGCCACCGGCGCACGCATCTTTCCGGTTACCTACGCTGCGGGTTGGCGGAAGCAGCTGCGCAGTTGGGATCGGCTGATCATTCCTCTCCCATTTTCGCGCGTGACGTTCATCATTGGTGCACCGATTGAAGTGGATCGGCACGCCGACGAGGGCGAAGTCGAGCGCCAGCGCGGCGCGCTTGAACAGCACCTCAACGCCATCACCGCGAGTGCCGATCAGGCGTTGGCCGCTTGA
- the lpxB gene encoding lipid-A-disaccharide synthase, producing MNDGLAASSSGTKRVLLVAGEASGDLHAAALVLALRKLDTTIEVSGVGGQHLRAAGMQILVDTAHVATMGFTETFGTLGRLLSTYRRLLRFLDEHKPRVVILVDYPEFNMLLARAAKRRGIRVFYFIGPQVWAWRRGRVRKIVERIDRMAVVFPFEPELYNVNGRSVAEFVGHPLLDRVRVTASRAETLARHGLDPTKRTLALLPGSRKKEVRHLLAPSIAAAQRLIAEDGWQAIVALAPTVSVDELRATLGRDVPIPVAVDDTYNVVAAADAALVTSGTATLETVLLGCPMVIMYRVSPVTFAVARRLVHLDYIGMPNIILGRAVFPELLQRAVTPDALVAAVRGLAARHEEHVAALATVRSRLGTPGAAQRAAAMVLELVS from the coding sequence ATGAACGACGGCCTCGCCGCCTCGTCTTCGGGGACGAAGCGCGTCTTGTTGGTTGCCGGTGAAGCCTCGGGTGATTTGCACGCTGCAGCCCTGGTTCTTGCGTTGCGTAAACTGGATACGACCATTGAAGTGTCCGGCGTGGGTGGCCAGCATCTGCGCGCGGCCGGCATGCAGATCCTGGTCGATACGGCGCACGTCGCCACGATGGGGTTCACCGAGACTTTCGGCACACTCGGGCGGCTGCTCTCGACCTATCGCCGCTTGCTGCGCTTCCTCGACGAGCACAAGCCGCGGGTGGTGATCCTGGTCGACTATCCCGAGTTCAACATGTTGTTGGCCCGGGCAGCGAAGCGCCGCGGCATCCGCGTATTCTACTTCATCGGCCCGCAAGTATGGGCGTGGCGGCGCGGGCGGGTGCGCAAGATCGTCGAGCGCATCGACCGCATGGCGGTGGTGTTTCCGTTCGAGCCCGAACTGTACAACGTCAACGGCAGATCGGTGGCGGAGTTCGTCGGCCATCCGCTCTTGGATCGCGTGCGCGTGACGGCATCACGCGCCGAGACGCTGGCGCGCCACGGGCTCGATCCCACCAAGCGCACGCTCGCGTTGTTGCCCGGCAGCCGCAAGAAGGAAGTGCGCCATCTGCTCGCGCCGAGCATCGCCGCGGCGCAACGTTTGATAGCCGAAGACGGGTGGCAGGCGATCGTGGCACTGGCGCCAACGGTGAGCGTTGACGAACTGCGCGCGACGCTGGGTCGTGACGTGCCGATTCCAGTAGCCGTCGACGACACCTACAATGTCGTCGCCGCCGCGGATGCGGCGTTGGTGACCTCGGGCACCGCGACCCTCGAGACCGTCCTGCTCGGCTGCCCGATGGTGATCATGTATCGCGTATCGCCCGTGACCTTTGCGGTGGCGCGTCGATTGGTGCACCTCGATTACATCGGCATGCCGAACATCATTCTCGGCCGAGCGGTGTTTCCCGAGTTGCTTCAGCGGGCGGTCACTCCGGACGCGTTGGTGGCCGCAGTGCGCGGCCTAGCGGCGCGGCACGAGGAACACGTGGCGGCCTTGGCGACCGTTCGCTCACGTCTTGGCACGCCGGGGGCAGCGCAACGGGCCGCCGCTATGGTATTGGAGTTGGTGTCATGA
- a CDS encoding Gfo/Idh/MocA family oxidoreductase codes for MTRTGSSPLRAAVIGAGYLGPFHGDKYASLENVELVGIVDIDPTRAAECAQRCHTRAFTDYRALFNQVDCVSLAVPTTAHAVIARDLLQHGIDVLVEKPLTATVAEGRELVAVAEACGRILQVGHLERFNPAIRSLAGVLTQPRFIECHRLASFVERGTEVDVILDLMIHDLDVILSVVRGEVERIEAVGVPVLTEQIDIANARLRFSSGCIANVTASRVATKRERKIRFFQSDTYVSVDYDAKYTRILRRRAGASGSPEIDAEELQFTDADSLLAEITDFVDAVRHRRAPVVDGRAALRALEVAHRIKDAVETI; via the coding sequence ATGACGCGCACCGGTTCATCTCCGCTGCGGGCCGCGGTGATCGGGGCGGGATATCTCGGACCATTTCACGGCGACAAGTACGCGAGCTTGGAGAATGTCGAACTCGTCGGCATCGTCGACATCGATCCCACGCGCGCGGCCGAGTGCGCGCAACGCTGTCATACGCGGGCGTTCACCGACTATCGCGCGCTGTTCAACCAAGTCGATTGCGTCAGCCTCGCCGTCCCGACCACGGCGCACGCGGTGATCGCGCGCGACCTGCTGCAGCACGGGATCGACGTGCTGGTCGAGAAACCGCTCACCGCGACGGTCGCTGAAGGGCGCGAGCTCGTCGCGGTGGCGGAAGCGTGCGGGCGTATTCTGCAGGTCGGACACCTCGAGCGGTTCAATCCCGCCATTCGTTCGCTCGCCGGCGTGTTGACGCAGCCGCGCTTCATCGAGTGCCATCGCCTCGCGTCGTTCGTCGAGCGCGGCACCGAAGTCGATGTCATTCTCGATCTGATGATTCACGACCTTGACGTGATCCTCAGCGTCGTGCGTGGCGAGGTGGAACGCATCGAGGCGGTGGGCGTGCCGGTGCTGACCGAACAGATCGACATCGCCAACGCGCGGCTCCGCTTCAGCAGCGGCTGCATCGCCAACGTGACCGCGAGTCGGGTGGCGACCAAGCGTGAACGCAAGATCAGGTTTTTCCAATCCGACACGTATGTCTCGGTCGACTACGACGCCAAGTACACGCGCATCCTGCGTCGGCGCGCGGGCGCGAGCGGTTCGCCCGAGATCGATGCGGAGGAACTCCAGTTCACCGACGCCGACTCGTTGCTGGCGGAGATCACGGACTTCGTCGACGCCGTCCGTCATCGTCGCGCGCCGGTGGTCGATGGACGCGCCGCGCTGCGCGCGCTCGAAGTCGCGCATCGCATCAAGGACGCCGTGGAAACCATATGA
- the fabZ gene encoding 3-hydroxyacyl-ACP dehydratase FabZ translates to MAAGDGGFDHHEIARLLPHRYPFQFVDRVVEFVDGQRIVALKNLSLLDPFFRGHFPDNPVMPGVLICEALAQAGALLAHRSTDGVPPEAGVVLSGLDNVRFRRPVVPGDQLRLEVTITRRHRPLWRLHGRATVDGQLVAEADILAMEVSRSRRA, encoded by the coding sequence ATGGCGGCCGGCGATGGCGGCTTCGATCATCATGAGATCGCCCGCCTGCTTCCGCATCGCTACCCATTTCAGTTCGTCGATCGCGTCGTCGAGTTCGTTGATGGCCAGCGCATCGTTGCGCTCAAAAATCTCTCGCTGCTCGATCCGTTCTTCCGCGGCCACTTCCCCGACAACCCGGTGATGCCGGGCGTCCTGATCTGCGAAGCCTTGGCGCAGGCGGGCGCCCTACTCGCGCATCGCTCGACCGACGGTGTGCCGCCGGAAGCCGGTGTGGTGCTGAGCGGCCTCGACAACGTGCGCTTCCGCCGCCCGGTGGTGCCCGGCGATCAGCTGCGACTCGAAGTCACCATCACGCGCCGTCATCGCCCCTTGTGGCGCTTGCATGGGCGCGCGACCGTCGACGGGCAACTCGTGGCCGAAGCGGACATCCTCGCCATGGAAGTCAGCCGGAGCCGTCGTGCCTAA
- the bamA gene encoding outer membrane protein assembly factor BamA, with translation MRALPMILLVGLVLHIANRPGLAAMVGDGHLIVSRVIIAGNQRVEEEAIRVQLRMRAGAAYDPATVDADVRALYKMGFFDNVQADLSQQGGAEQADQFILTYQVTERPQIKTVELEGNKKIDKEELENALKIRPHTILDPIKVRHGIEEARKLYEAKGYLDAKITYTAVPLGNNEVTMKLLVDEGKIIRIDEIIFEGARKIPPSTLRKVMQTKEKWIFSFITGAGTLDRDVLKTDVERLTAYYYDQGYIDVRIDEPVIERKGDGLFVTIKIDEGDIYKVGKVDIAGDLVADIDGARKDLSLISGETFRTSKLREDINKLTEFYGDRGYAFVNVAPETQGTPGEKVISVTYKVSMGPAVTFNKIEITGNVKTRDKVIRRELAVQEQQLFSGSGLRRSQEKLRRLGFFEDVNLTTRKAEGEDRLDLLVDVKEGSTGTFSAGAGISSGESFLFNVRLSEINLFGRGQRLVLNTDIGSLRRQIQLTFTEPHFLDTELSLGVDAFNWQLIFDQFTRAGTGGSIRTLYPFSALGWNKLWGFSLEDTRVGLEYHIEDVTIKNVASGASVSILEAEGTSVVSSIIPRLYRDTRNHPFDPTGGSLQDFSLEVAGIGGNARYIKPEVRLRSYFPFYKSPTLGTFVFAPGLTFGYGLGYGGQTDLPLFERYFPGGINSVRGFKVRSLGPLEQLFNSRGQSLGFDEIGGSQQLIFNEEVIFPIVESLGLKGVVFFDAGNAFANGIEFSELRPTTGGGIRWLSPIGPLRIELGFPLNSRPGDQTSTVSFSFGGPP, from the coding sequence GTGCGTGCACTGCCGATGATACTGCTGGTGGGGCTCGTGCTCCACATCGCCAACCGGCCGGGTCTCGCGGCAATGGTCGGCGACGGGCACCTCATCGTTTCGCGGGTCATCATCGCCGGCAACCAGCGCGTGGAGGAAGAAGCCATTCGTGTGCAACTGCGCATGCGCGCCGGGGCCGCCTACGATCCCGCGACGGTCGACGCTGACGTGCGCGCCCTCTACAAAATGGGCTTCTTCGACAATGTGCAGGCCGATCTGTCGCAGCAAGGCGGTGCCGAGCAGGCCGATCAATTTATCCTCACCTACCAGGTCACCGAGCGGCCGCAGATCAAAACTGTGGAGTTGGAAGGCAACAAAAAGATTGACAAGGAAGAACTCGAAAACGCCCTCAAGATTCGCCCACACACCATTCTCGATCCGATCAAAGTGCGCCACGGCATCGAGGAAGCGCGCAAGCTGTACGAGGCGAAGGGCTACCTCGACGCGAAAATCACCTACACCGCCGTGCCGCTCGGCAACAACGAAGTGACCATGAAGTTGCTGGTGGACGAGGGCAAGATCATTCGCATCGACGAGATCATCTTCGAGGGCGCTCGCAAGATCCCGCCCAGCACCTTGCGCAAAGTGATGCAGACCAAGGAGAAATGGATCTTCTCCTTCATCACCGGTGCCGGCACGCTCGACCGCGACGTTCTCAAGACCGATGTCGAACGGCTCACCGCCTACTACTACGATCAGGGTTATATCGACGTGCGCATCGATGAACCGGTGATCGAGCGCAAAGGGGACGGGCTGTTCGTCACTATCAAGATCGACGAGGGCGACATTTACAAAGTGGGCAAGGTCGACATCGCCGGCGATCTGGTGGCGGACATCGACGGCGCTCGCAAAGATCTCAGCTTGATATCGGGCGAAACGTTTCGCACCAGCAAGCTGCGGGAGGACATCAACAAGCTGACGGAGTTCTACGGTGATCGCGGGTACGCCTTCGTCAACGTCGCGCCGGAAACCCAGGGAACCCCCGGCGAGAAGGTCATCAGCGTCACTTACAAGGTCAGCATGGGCCCCGCGGTCACGTTCAACAAGATCGAGATCACCGGCAACGTTAAGACCCGCGACAAAGTCATTCGCCGCGAACTGGCGGTGCAAGAGCAACAGCTGTTCTCCGGCTCCGGTTTGCGGCGGAGTCAGGAGAAACTGCGCCGCCTCGGATTCTTCGAGGACGTGAACCTGACGACCCGCAAAGCGGAAGGCGAGGATCGGCTCGATTTGCTGGTGGATGTGAAGGAAGGATCGACCGGGACGTTCTCGGCGGGCGCCGGGATCAGTTCGGGTGAGTCGTTCCTGTTCAACGTGCGGTTGTCAGAAATCAACTTGTTTGGCCGCGGCCAGCGTCTGGTGCTCAACACCGACATCGGATCGCTCCGCCGACAGATTCAGTTGACCTTCACCGAGCCGCATTTCCTCGACACCGAGCTCAGCCTCGGCGTCGACGCGTTCAACTGGCAACTGATCTTCGATCAGTTCACCCGCGCCGGTACCGGTGGATCGATTCGGACGCTCTATCCGTTTTCGGCGTTGGGCTGGAACAAGCTGTGGGGCTTCTCGCTTGAGGACACGCGCGTGGGTCTCGAGTATCACATCGAAGACGTGACGATTAAGAATGTCGCCTCGGGGGCGTCCGTCAGCATTCTCGAAGCGGAGGGGACCAGCGTAGTCAGCAGCATCATCCCGCGGTTGTATCGCGACACGCGCAACCACCCCTTCGATCCCACCGGCGGATCGCTGCAAGACTTCTCACTCGAGGTGGCGGGAATCGGGGGCAATGCACGGTACATCAAGCCGGAGGTGCGCTTGCGTTCGTACTTCCCCTTTTACAAGAGTCCGACACTCGGCACCTTCGTGTTTGCGCCCGGCCTGACATTCGGGTACGGGCTCGGCTATGGAGGCCAGACCGATTTGCCGCTGTTCGAACGGTATTTCCCCGGCGGCATCAATTCGGTGCGCGGATTCAAAGTGCGCTCGCTCGGGCCGCTCGAGCAACTCTTCAACTCCCGTGGCCAGTCACTGGGTTTCGACGAGATCGGTGGGAGCCAGCAACTGATCTTCAACGAAGAAGTGATCTTTCCGATCGTCGAGTCGCTGGGGTTGAAGGGTGTCGTCTTTTTTGATGCCGGCAACGCGTTCGCCAATGGGATCGAGTTCAGTGAGCTGCGCCCGACAACGGGCGGGGGCATCCGCTGGTTGTCGCCGATCGGTCCGTTGCGGATCGAACTTGGCTTCCCGCTCAATTCGCGGCCGGGCGACCAAACCAGCACGGTGTCGTTCTCGTTCGGCGGGCCGCCGTAA